TCATATAGAGTAGCTagtataaatatatatactgaTCCAcaattcagaaaacaaaatttggaAAACAAATACTACTACAATAATAGAGAGTAGATTTCTAATCGAGGACGGATATCCATAGCATTCATCGAAATGAGTTGATCCGTAGCTTCTGTGCTGATCGATCAGCATCCGACGGTGAACCACCTCCGGCCAGATGCTCTGCTGCCGCTCCGCTccgccttcctcttctcctcctcgcacgcGCACTTggcctccttgagcttcttcaccttcttctccatccAAACCAAACATCAAAAATCAAATGCCATCAGCGATTGCATTACCCACAATCAAAGAAATTCCTAACGgtgagatcgatcgagctcACCTTGGCGGGGCTGGGCTTGCCGTTGTTGCGGTGGTGGAGCTGGCGCGCGCCGCGCTGCAGGATCTGCACGGCGCtccagctcgccgccgccgcggggcgcgcgcgcgggtcTCCCCTTggctccggcagcggcggcggctcggacCACGCGCGGTCCTCCGCGGGGGCcttgccgttgccgttgccgttgtCGCCGAGGTCGAGCTCGGAGCCGAGCTGCCGGATGCGCGACTCGAGCAGGTCCAGGCGGTCCATGAGCTTGCCCCTGATCAGCACCTGCTGCTGTTGGTGGTGCATTGCCGCCGAAGACGGCATCGACTTGctgtgctggtggtggtgcgcgcggccgcggccggagttggcggcggcgtccggcgaggccgaggagggccgccgccgctgctcctcctccagctgccTCAGCTGCAAAGCATTTGGTCGAACACGTGCCGTGCATGCAAGAACGCGGGGCAAGATCTGTTGAACAATTTGCATTGCAGCAATGTCGATGATCGATGGTAAGTACTAAGTGCGTACCCGTAGGTCGATCTGGTCGAGGCGGCCGAGCAggctctccggcggcggaggaggcggcgtggggatggcggcggcgctgatgAGGACGCGGCGCTCCGCTCCGACCAGCACCTCGGCGGCCATTGATGAACAGACTCGGCGTGCAGTAACTGATTAACTGGCTTGGTGGTTATGACTTGTGAGAGCAGATGGTATATAAATAAAGGCAAGGCAGCATGGATGAGCAATGCATGGGCAGGAGCAGAGATCGGGCCGTGGACTTGGCCGAGTCTTCCTTCTTCGACTACTGCCTcggatccatgcatgcatcatccGTTAATCCATCCATCGGATCCAGCTTCGGAATGAtcgagagaggaagaagaaagtacGGAGCACTAGAGTATATACTCCACTCAACTTGGATTTTGCTACCTGGGCCGGTTAATTTTAGTAATTGGGCTTGGTCAGTATAGGCCTTACCAGATACGAAGATTTCCAAGATTCTGGCCACGATCGTTCCGCTCCCAGGATTTTAACTTGGGGCATTTTCTAACTTTTATTAGGGGCACCTTTTATGTGGGTGTCGTATCCTCTGTTAAATTTCAACGACACATAGGTCATTCGGACCAGTACCTTGTATACTTCACCGATCATCTTCCGGCACCATGCTACCAAGCACAGGCAGACGTGTCTCTGGTCAAGGTGGATCAAGACAATAACCCCGACTCCAgcgcaaaagaaaagaaaagacaatAACCCCGACGTTGGGGTTGGAGTCTCTGCTGTCTCCTTAATTTGGCTCTCTGAAGCCATCTCCAGCAGAGGTACATGACGAGTTGACGGTGAAAACAAGATTGAAGAGTGACTGAATGACCATATAAATCATTGCCCTAATGGACATTCGAGTTTTTTACACAGATATGCAATGCAGCCGAATGTCAACATTTCAACAACCAAAGTGTTGAGAAGAGCAAGAAATTAGGTTCATCCATACTCGTCTAAACAAAATACACTAGCATAGCTTGATGAACAAAGCGACGTTAGTAGTACTACATGCTATGTAATATTCAGGCATCAATCCCCATTAGCAAAGCAAGCAGACCTTGAAGTTGATCAGCCACTGACAAACCTTCTGAAAGTGCATCAAGACGAGTAGCTGAAGGGATCCATCTTTGACAAGTCATGGCTGTTCAGCTTGCTATAAAAATTGGCAGAATCAATTGTGCAACGAAATTTAGCATCTTGAGAAGCTCTATCTTTCTTTTGTGGCAGCCTATGTTCATCACCAAAGGCACCAAACGCGATTATCTGCAAGACTTTTGCATTCCGAAGAAAGAAGTCGGCAAACCTCAGATGTTCATGACGGCATCTGTAGTTCTTCAACACCACTTTCTTGAGACAGGTCTCGAGGCATTCGATCGGGTCTAATGGATCGTACCGACGGACGTTTGTCGTATCCATCGACGAGCCTTTGTCCGACAAGATTGGTTAATTAAAAATCTCATCAAATTCCTAATTTGATAAACATttgaagcaagcaagcaattaGATGACTACTCACAATGACATAGAGCTTTTCCAAACAGGGGAAGCATCTGAGGACATCAAGAACAGCATCCAGATATTCCGGACGCTGCCAAGAAGACGTGAGAGCCAAAACCTTCACGGTGCGTATCTTGCTCATCGAACTGACGGGGATCATTCCCTACAGAAGTACAGAGTACAGACAACAGTTAACCAAATGACCAAGATCAGCATGTAGGAATGCAGAATAAATGATTCAAGAAGGCTGGGATATACCTGGATGACCAGATCAGTTCCAATCTCGACTTTGCTGATGCCAGACGGCAAAGGGCCCAATATCTCAAGTTTAGGAGCTCTGATGATCCGAGCAGTCTCACCCGTTCCCGGATATAGTATCAGCAATCTTTCAACACGAGGAGCATCCTCGATGACCAGTTCCTCTTTCCCCAGTAAACGATCATCACGGAACCCGATGCTCCGGATACTCTGCGAGCTGatccggaggcggcggcattCCCCCACAGCACGAACTTCCCACAGCAATAACGACTCCAAGACCAGGCATCCGGAAATCATGGCGTGaaacgccgcctccgccgggaTCGAAACGCTCTGCAAAGTCGCGGGAATTTCAGGGACCGAAGGAGCTCGTCGGGGAAGCCGAAGTTGCCGATCTTGGCGGTGAGCAGCGTCGGCGCGAGGCGGAGCAGGGAGGAAGGGAGCGGGAGGCCCGtgtgaggcggcggcgggccccCGGAGCGCCAGTCGTGGTACCCGATGTGGAGCTCCTGGAGATTGCCGAGGGCGCGGGAGCGGAACCATGCGTCGAGATCCGCGagggcggtggaggaggaggaggagtcggcTGATGGGGATGGAGGGGAAGGAgaagcggcggccggggccgtGGTGGGCGGACAGGATGGCGGAGACGAGGGCCGCGCGGGACCGGACGGTGGTGCGGAGGTCGAAGTCGGCGGTGAGGTTTAGCGGGGAGGAGAGCCAGAGCGGGCGCCAGCGGCGGGAGAGGAGCTGCGTGCGGCAGGATTCCTTGgtcgggaggagggagatgatGGTGCCGAGGAGGGCGTCTGGGAGGTGGCTGATGCGGTCGTCGTGgtcatcgccgtcgccggtgcGTGCCCGcttcccggccgccgccgccgccgtggccatggATGGAGATCTCACCGCGCCGGCCTGATGGTCGTGGAAGCTGGGGAATAAATAGTGCTAGTACAGGGTATTTGGAACGGAAGGTCGGGAGCCGAGTTGGACTGCGGCGTGCGCCATTAGCGCGGGATGTGTTTGGGAAGTGGAAGATCGCGGTTCCCCAAAGAGTCCAAAGCGGGAAGAACCGAAGCGACGGGCGTAGCACCCAAATTTTAGCTCTTGTTAATCCGGCcgttaatttctttttcttttgtttacaCGCCGGCCGTTAATTATGGTCATGGCCGATTgtgatttccttttttttccccgaTCACAAGGAGTACGAGtagattagggtttttttagggaaacgTGCTATCTGGTCCGGAGGGTCAAATATGGGCCGTACCACGTGCTTCCATAATAGCCCAATTAACAAGTTTCGCTTCTCTGTCTTGTCTAACACCGTCCGGGAACGTCCCataaaatttcatagaaaaagGATCAATTGCGCCGTGTAAAAAACTGGTCTAGTGCTTAATTTCTTGATTTATTGTTTCCCGGGTcttcaaaatatttttccaTTCAAAGTTGTTTCCTACTGTATTATTTTGACACTGTCAGgtgctgtattttttttccttaatgAATGTTGGCCATTTTGTCTCAATCGTGAGATTGATCAGGAAggcatctctctctctagccAGCAACGCTGACAGCGATAGAGAACTCATGATACCCTCTCACTCAACCACCAGAATAATACTACACACATGCTCTCACACTGACCGACTGACACTGCAACGACCACAAATAAAACTCCACTGATACATTCTACATTCCTCCTTGGTAGAGCATATCTCTCTCATCTCTTTTAGCCTATGATTGGCACCAAACAAGCTAAGCATCTTTCACCAGTTTCatccctccttctccttctttttgCCTAGACATATGTATGTACAAGCATATGAACTACTGCTAGCTCAGATTCGTTTGTCATGGAATGGCATGCGATGGACGGGAGACCTAAATGTGGGACGACAATAAAGAATTGGAACTGCAGATAACAACACCAACCCTTCCCCCTCCATTATTTGAGCTCTGGACTGCTGGAGGAGGAATCAAAACCTGACAGATAGGCGCCAACCAACTCGAGAACAACAAGaccagcaacaacaacagctgctgctgcagcgaCAGCAGAAAAATTGatccctttttttgttttgttttaacAGAAAAAAGTGGGGAAATGAATCCAGACTGAAGGACCGAACAATGTATGTATTTGTGTACACAACTCTAGTCTTTGACATATTTCCCCCAATCTGAATTTTTACTACAGTAGCACACTTTGTTGCATGATGATATTCCAAACTAGCTTTGGTCGACGCTGTTTTCCCTTTCTCTGACGGAGTATGCACACAAAAAGAATTCATATCAAACATTTGATGACtgaccaagaagaagaagaagaagaaaaagagaagaaggagaagaaacacTTTTGACATCTCTCGCATGATGAACTAAGCACATGCATGATCCAACCGAATCCAATTCAATCATTTTCTCATCAAAGCAGATCTCTTGGATTTCCCTTGGCCGTTGCTGGGGCAATGTAATGCGGTTTCCTTCAGAATCAGAGCATCCAGTCGAGGCGGTTGgcctgcggcggcgcgccggagGACGCCGTGGAGCTgacggtggtggtggaggaggccgccgacgACGTGGACGGCAGCGACGACAGCAGGTCGAACATCTCCCACCGcgtcggctgctgctgctgctgctgttggcgCTGagtctgctgctgctgctgctggcgatgtgtctgctgctgcggcggctgcTGTTGGCGAAGAGACTGCGGCtgtggctgcggctgcggcttcTGCTTCCCGGCGGCTGGCTTGCAAACGATGGCGGCGTTCTTGGCCGCCACGGCGTCCAGCGTCTCCACGTACTTCTGCACCCTCTTCAcctgcatccatccatccaattGATGAGCCCAAATTGTTCAAATTGACTTTGCGAACAGAGTACCAAGGAAGGAATCGAAGGATGAACAAGGGGTAGCTCTGCTATGCTCTGCTCTCACCTGAACCCGGCGCTGGGCCTtgacgtcgccgccggcgacgacggcgtcgaGCTTGAGCAGCTCGTTCATGAGCAGCTCCGTCACCGTCACCAAATCCTTCTCCGCCACCTTCTCCCCTTTCCTCACCGACGCCTCCATCGCCTCCACCTAaaaccaaatcaaatcaaCTCGTTAAATCCTCTGCTCTCGAGAAAACCTTTAAAATCACggcggcacggcacgggcgGGCAAGGCATTTATGCAAGCACCTTGGGGGCGATCTTGtcgacctcggcggcgacggcactgacagcggcggcggccttgcggaggtgccCTTCCCGGCGCTCCTCAacgaggcggcgggcgcgggcctCGGGgtcgtcggcgacggcgatcCGGGACCGGTCCTTGACGCCGGCCATGTCGAGGAACGCCTTGGGGTCCCGCGCCTTGTCCTTGTACGACACCTTGAGGTCCTCCGGGTGCGCCCCCGTCCGCTCCGCCAccatcttcctcagctccCCGAACGTCGCCTCCGCGCTGATGTAGATCTCGTGGGTCGCGCCGCCGTGCTGCTTCACCTTGACACGGATCGTCGGCACCGGCTTCACCGAGCTCAGCGCCGGCTGAatctcctcgtcgccccccGCGTCGCGCTTCTGGACGAGCATCCCGCCCGGCCGGACCTCCCACACCTCCTCCGCGGCCACCTtcccccccgccgccaccgtcgccggagaaggagaaggagggctcgtcttcttcttcatcgtcggcggcgacccgagctccacggccgccgcggctCTCCTCGACTTGGGGATCACTCCCAGCATCCCTCCTCAATTCGCGCTCTCTGCGGCTGCAAATCAAAGATGCTGCTAGCACCTAGCTTGATTCTTCTTCCGGCTAGCTTcgaggcagagaagaagaataTATGGCGGGAACGGGTCGATTAAAGCGAGACCGGGGCCTGGGCGCCCGGGGATATCAAGGCAATGGGGGAATCGGGGAGGCAGGAGGGAAGCTTGGAAGCTAATGGAGGAAATTTAATAGCattggccggccggcctggcGAGAGGTTGATGATGaagcaagctagctaggcaaGAAGAGCAGCATGGACAAAGGGGGGAATATATACGCGCGATTAGAATAGGAGCCCACTGGCCACATGGCAATTGCATTATCAAAtccaaaaagacaaaaaaaaactaatttattAATGCTATAATATtatatgaaaaataaatatttttgccCTGCTATttcatcttgatctgatgCCACTGCCGGCCAGGCATCTGAAATGATTTCTAACATGCATTTATTTGCACATTAAATTATTTAGtatcattttaattttgtttttgtttttgtctcTACTCTATCTGAAAATAATCAATAATTTATG
This is a stretch of genomic DNA from Brachypodium distachyon strain Bd21 chromosome 1, Brachypodium_distachyon_v3.0, whole genome shotgun sequence. It encodes these proteins:
- the LOC100845554 gene encoding uncharacterized protein LOC100845554 isoform X2 — encoded protein: MAAEVLVGAERRVLISAAAIPTPPPPPPESLLGRLDQIDLRLRQLEEEQRRRPSSASPDAAANSGRGRAHHHQHSKSMPSSAAMHHQQQQVLIRGKLMDRLDLLESRIRQLGSELDLGDNGNGNGKAPAEDRAWSEPPPLPEPRGDPRARPAAAASWSAVQILQRGARQLHHRNNGKPSPAKVKKLKEAKCACEEEKRKAERSGSRASGRRWFTVGC
- the LOC100845554 gene encoding uncharacterized protein LOC100845554 isoform X1 gives rise to the protein MAAEVLVGAERRVLISAAAIPTPPPPPPESLLGRLDQIDLRLRQLEEEQRRRPSSASPDAAANSGRGRAHHHQHSKSMPSSAAMHHQQQQVLIRGKLMDRLDLLESRIRQLGSELDLGDNGNGNGKAPAEDRAWSEPPPLPEPRGDPRARPAAAASWSAVQILQRGARQLHHRNNGKPSPAKKVKKLKEAKCACEEEKRKAERSGSRASGRRWFTVGC
- the LOC100845862 gene encoding putative F-box/FBD/LRR-repeat protein At2g05300: MATAAAAAGKRARTGDGDDHDDRISHLPDALLGTIISLLPTKESCRTQLLSRRWRPLWLSSPLNLTADFDLRTTVRSRAALVSAILSAHHGPGRRFSFPSIPISRLLLLLHRPRGSRRMVPLPRPRQSPGAPHRVPRLALRGPAAASHGPPAPFLPAPPRADAAHRQDRQLRLPRRAPSVPEIPATLQSVSIPAEAAFHAMISGCLVLESLLLWEVRAVGECRRLRISSQSIRSIGFRDDRLLGKEELVIEDAPRVERLLILYPGTGETARIIRAPKLEILGPLPSGISKVEIGTDLVIQGMIPVSSMSKIRTVKVLALTSSWQRPEYLDAVLDVLRCFPCLEKLYVIARRWIRQTSVGTIH
- the LOC100846165 gene encoding BAG family molecular chaperone regulator 1, with product MLGVIPKSRRAAAAVELGSPPTMKKKTSPPSPSPATVAAGGKVAAEEVWEVRPGGMLVQKRDAGGDEEIQPALSSVKPVPTIRVKVKQHGGATHEIYISAEATFGELRKMVAERTGAHPEDLKVSYKDKARDPKAFLDMAGVKDRSRIAVADDPEARARRLVEERREGHLRKAAAAVSAVAAEVDKIAPKVEAMEASVRKGEKVAEKDLVTVTELLMNELLKLDAVVAGGDVKAQRRVQVKRVQKYVETLDAVAAKNAAIVCKPAAGKQKPQPQPQPQSLRQQQPPQQQTHRQQQQQQTQRQQQQQQQPTRWEMFDLLSSLPSTSSAASSTTTVSSTASSGAPPQANRLDWML